The Deltaproteobacteria bacterium genome has a segment encoding these proteins:
- a CDS encoding GAF domain-containing protein: MPCIDPVFFCFVCVCWGWLMGKTRLISINHIYQQATSFEAAWEQSLPELQALLGAEEFRLFKRDSKKSELFIHVPVAGRPQELRLPFSMASVAGYTALSCTPLVLNSLETNVLEQVHPDLAYDLRCDRAVGLEARNMISMPIQHGSSLMGVLQVLNKKQGDFSREDEAFCRLIVSFMGRRLHEDSNLPKGPYENLIFRDLLAREQLEQAENLAAKRQQPLSWILRSEFGLDPDDIGRSLELYYQTPFVRFQGAPIPEQSLKGINRQYLLNNLWLPLQISDALVVVLVPDPHDMDRIEEIRRVLNAKAYEFRVALPEEIRAFLGDFSLVPKDAQNGEATGAGHHAAFAENDDAEENFDDNDDLGDTLADLENAAEENLELSRIEDEDISLESRQLAVQFVNKIIMHAHKIGASDIHIEPSRIGRPGVVRMRVDGSCERVLNVPESVIKPVVSRIKIMSNLNISEKRLPQDGKARVRFKGRELELRVATLPTVHGESAVLRLLSSGKALPFDK; the protein is encoded by the coding sequence ATGCCTTGTATTGATCCCGTTTTTTTTTGTTTTGTTTGTGTTTGTTGGGGATGGCTCATGGGCAAGACACGGCTGATTTCGATCAATCATATCTACCAACAAGCCACGAGTTTCGAGGCAGCCTGGGAGCAATCCCTGCCTGAATTGCAGGCGTTGCTCGGAGCCGAGGAATTTCGGCTTTTCAAGCGCGATTCCAAAAAATCCGAGCTTTTTATTCACGTGCCTGTCGCAGGTCGACCACAAGAGCTCCGTCTGCCTTTTTCCATGGCCAGCGTGGCGGGGTACACGGCTTTATCCTGTACACCTCTTGTTTTGAATTCCCTGGAAACCAACGTGTTGGAACAGGTGCATCCTGATTTGGCCTATGACCTGCGGTGCGACAGGGCTGTCGGACTCGAAGCCCGAAACATGATTTCCATGCCCATCCAGCATGGGAGTTCGCTCATGGGCGTGCTTCAGGTTTTGAATAAAAAACAGGGCGATTTTAGCCGGGAAGACGAGGCTTTTTGTCGTTTGATCGTCAGCTTCATGGGGCGTCGACTGCACGAGGACAGTAATCTCCCCAAGGGGCCGTATGAAAATTTGATTTTTCGCGATCTGCTTGCACGAGAGCAATTGGAGCAGGCGGAGAATTTGGCGGCGAAGCGTCAGCAGCCGCTGTCGTGGATATTGCGGTCCGAGTTCGGCCTTGATCCCGATGACATCGGTCGGTCATTGGAGCTTTACTACCAAACTCCTTTTGTCCGTTTCCAGGGCGCGCCTATTCCAGAGCAGTCTCTCAAGGGCATCAATCGTCAGTATTTGCTCAATAATCTTTGGCTTCCATTGCAAATTTCCGACGCATTGGTCGTGGTTTTGGTTCCCGATCCCCACGACATGGACAGAATCGAGGAAATACGGCGGGTTTTAAATGCCAAGGCCTATGAATTTCGAGTAGCGCTGCCGGAGGAAATCCGCGCCTTTCTTGGAGATTTTAGTTTGGTGCCCAAGGATGCCCAAAATGGCGAGGCAACTGGAGCCGGGCATCATGCCGCTTTTGCCGAGAATGATGACGCCGAGGAAAATTTTGACGACAATGACGACCTGGGCGATACCCTGGCGGATTTGGAGAATGCGGCCGAGGAAAATTTGGAGCTTTCCCGAATCGAGGATGAGGATATCTCGCTTGAAAGTCGTCAACTGGCCGTGCAGTTCGTGAACAAGATCATCATGCACGCGCATAAAATCGGAGCATCGGATATCCATATCGAGCCTTCCAGAATAGGCCGCCCCGGCGTGGTGCGCATGCGTGTGGATGGGAGCTGCGAGCGGGTTTTGAACGTGCCGGAAAGCGTCATCAAGCCCGTTGTGTCTCGCATCAAGATTATGTCCAATCTCAATATTTCCGAAAAGCGTCTGCCCCAGGATGGCAAGGCCCGGGTCCGATTCAAGGGGCGGGAACTGGAGCTGCGCGTGGCCACCCTGCCCACGGTGCATGGTGAAAGCGCGGTGTTGCGCTTGCTCAGTTCCGGGAAAGCGCTGCCTTTTGACAAG
- a CDS encoding response regulator yields MYIQDVESVVDKYVRRIPISVLLIDDEFLIGEAMRIKLASEHDITFHYCKEPDKALEKAFSAQPTVIMLDLVMPGVNGLTMVKFFKSSEDFRDVPLIVLSAREEPELKKKAIALGANDYMIKLPDKTELVARIRCHSERYIFKQQRDEAIMKLRAMPNQDTGEISSPYLD; encoded by the coding sequence ATGTATATTCAAGATGTGGAATCCGTGGTGGATAAGTATGTCAGGCGCATTCCTATTTCCGTGCTGTTGATCGACGATGAGTTTTTGATCGGCGAGGCAATGCGTATCAAACTGGCCAGCGAGCACGATATAACCTTTCATTACTGCAAAGAGCCCGACAAGGCATTGGAAAAGGCTTTTAGCGCCCAGCCCACGGTGATTATGCTTGATCTGGTCATGCCCGGGGTAAATGGCTTGACCATGGTTAAGTTCTTCAAAAGCAGCGAGGATTTTCGGGATGTGCCGTTGATCGTGCTCTCTGCCCGCGAGGAACCAGAGCTGAAGAAAAAAGCCATTGCGCTTGGGGCTAATGACTACATGATCAAGCTTCCGGACAAGACCGAGCTCGTGGCCCGTATCCGTTGCCATTCCGAGCGGTATATCTTCAAGCAGCAGCGGGACGAGGCCATCATGAAGTTACGCGCCATGCCCAATCAGGACACAGGGGAAATTTCTTCGCCCTATCTGGATTAG